The Notoacmeibacter ruber DNA segment TTCCTTTGGATCGGGAGGCTCCTGTCGTCCGGCTCCGGTGCTGGAGGCGAACGGTATCGTACCGAAGAGAGCGGCCCTCTTAGGATGGGTAAGGGTCGTTTTCGGCAAAGGGTCATTGTGATGAGAAGACAGGAAGCTGGTTTCAGCGTGTGATGATGCGTTTTATAGACCTGGCAGCGACCTACTCTCCCGCGTCTTAAGACGAAGTACCATCGGCGCTGGAGCCTTTCACGGCCGAGTTCGGAATGGGATCGGGTGTTTGGAACTCCGCAAAAACCACCAGGTCGATAAAAAGCATCATTGGAAGCTGGATTTTCCGTTTCATCGCCCTTTGCAGGCAGCCCTTGTCCAAAAAGTCTGCGACTTTTCGGCGAGCTGCCAGTCGATGAGTATTGGTACTCATCTGCGCAAAGCGACAGATGATTATTGGCAAATGAGAACGATCAAGCCGATCGGGCAATTAGTACCGGTAAGCTTCATGCATTACTGCACGTCCACACCCGGCCTATCAACGTGGTCGTCTTCCACGGCCCTGATAGGGAGCACTCGTTTTCAGGTGGGTTTCCCGCTTAGATGCCTTCAGCGGTTATCCCGTCCACACATAGCTACCCTGCAATGCGGCTGGCGCCACAACAGGTCCACCAGAGGTGTGTCCATCCCGGTCCTCTCGTACTAGGGACAGATCCTGTCAATGTTCCTACACCCACGGCAGATAGGGACCGAACTGTCTCACGACGTTCTGAACCCAACTCACGTACCGCTTTAAATGGCGAACAGCCATACCCTTGGGACCTGCTCCAGCCCCAGGATGCGATGAGTCGACATCGAGGTGCCAAACAACCCCGTCGATATGGACTCTTGGGGGTCATCAGCCTGTTATCCCCGGCGTACCTTTTATCCGTTGAGCGATGGCCCTTCCACTCGGGACCACCGGATCACTATGACCGACTTTCGTCTCTGCTCGACTTGTCAGTCTCGCAGTCAGGCGGGCTTATGCCATTGCACTCGTCGAACGATTTCCGACCGTTCTGAGCCCACCATCGCGCGCCTCCGTTACTCTTTAGGAGGCGACCGCCCCAGTCAAACTACCCACCATGCACGGTCCCGGACCCGGATAACGGGTCGCGGTTAGACATTCATTCCGACAAGGGTGGTATTTCAAGGATGGCTCCACCCCTGCTGGCGCAAGGGCTTCAAAGCCTACCACCTATCCTACACATGTCGGCACAAATGCCAGTGCAAAGCTATAGTAAAGGTGCACGGGGTCTTTCCGTCTAACCGCAGGTACCCCGCATCTTCACGGGGAATTCAATTTCACTGAGTCTATGTTGGAGACAGCGGGGAAGTCGTTACGCCATTCGTGCAGGTCGGAACTTACCCGACAAGGAATTTCGCTACCTTAGGACCGTTATAGTTACGGCCGCCGTTTACTGGGGCTTCAATTCAATGCTCTCACATCTCCTCTTAACCTTCCAGCACCGGGCAGGCGTCAGACCCTATACGTCGTCTTGCGACTTCGCAGAGCCCTGTGTTTTTGGTAAACAGTCGCTACCCCCTGGTCTGTGCCACCCCCATGCGGTTGCCCGCAAAGAGGTCACGCTTCTTCCGAAGTTACGCGTGCAATTTGCCGAGTTCCTTCAACATAGTTCTCTCAAGCGCCTTGGTATACTCTACCAGTCCACCTGTGTCGGTTTCGGGTACGGTCTAATGGTGGAGCTATTTCCTGGGACCGCTTCGCCGCCAAACCAATCCGATAAGGATTGACGACACACGCGATCCGTCACTACCACCTGGCCTGGGAATATTCACCCAGTTCCCATCGACTACGCCTTTCGGCCTCGCCTTAGGGGCCGGCTAACCCTGCTCAGATTAACTTTAAGCAGGAACCCTTGGACTTTCGGCGAGGGGGTCTCTCACCCCCTTTATCGTTACTCATGTCAGCATTCGCACTTCTGATATCTCCAGGACGCCTCGCGGCTATCCCTTCGCAGACTTACAGAACGCTCCGCTACCGCTTGTCAAAGACAAGCCCTCAGCTTCGGTGCACGGCTTGAGCCCCGGTACATTTTCGGCGCAAAACCCCTTATTTAGACCAGTGAGCTGTTACGCTTTCTTTAAATGATGGCTGCTTCTAAGCCAACATCCTGGTTGTTTTGGGAGTCTCACTTCCTTTCCCACTTAGCCGTGACTTGGGGACCTTAGCTGGAGGTCAGGGTTGTTACCCTCTCCACGACGGACGTTAGCACCCGCCGTGTGTCTGCCGCTCAGTACTTCTCGGTATTCGGAGTTTGGTTAGGATCAGTAAGACGGTGAGTCCCCATTACCCATCCAGTGCTCTACCCCCGAGAGTATAAAAGCGACGCTCTACCTAAATAGATTTCGCGGAGAACCAGCTATTTCCGAGTTTGATTGGCCTTTCACCCCTAGCCACAGTTCATCCCGACACATTGCAACGTGTATGGGTTCGGCCCTCCAGTTGGTGTTACCCAACCTTCAGCCTGACCATGGCTAGATCACTCGGTTTCGGGTCTAATGCGTCGTACTGTTCGCCCTGTTCAGACTCGCTTTCGCTACGCCTCCACCTATCGGCTTAAGCTCGCACGACACACTAAGTCGCTGACCCATTATACAAAAGGTACGTACTCAGCCTTGCGGCCTCGTACTGTTTGTAGGCAACCGGTTTCAGGTACTCTTTCACTCCCCTTGTCGGGGTGCTTTTCACCTTTCCCTCACGGTACTTGTTCGCTATCGGTCATGCACGAGTACTTAGGCTTGGAGGGTGGTCCCCCCATCTTCAAGCAGGATTTCACGTGTCCCGCCCTACTCAAGAACCATGGTTCGCATTATGCGTACGGGGCTGTCACCCACTACGGCCGGACTTTCCAGTCCGTTCCGCTTGGCTCACCATGATTACTGGCCTGATCCGCGTTCGCTCGCCACTACTAGCGGAGTCTCGTTTGATGTCCTTTCCTACGGGTACTGAGATGTTTCAGTTCCCCGCGTTCGCTTCTAACACCTATGTATTCAGAGTTAGATACCCTTATATCGAACCATGGAAACCGCATGAGCCATCCGCGCGCAAACACGAAAGGCTCATCCGATTTTCCATGGCTCAAGGGTGGGTTTCCCCATTCGGAAATCGCCGGATCAAAGCTTATTCGCAGCTCCCCGACGCTTATCGCAGCGTATCACGTCCTTCATCGCCTGTGCATGCCAAGGCATCCACCAATTGCCCTTAAGACACTTGATCGTTCTCATTGCCAATAATCATCTTTTCCCGGTGTACTTGTCCAAAAAGTCTTACAACTTTTCGGGTCACCGGGCCTTGAAGCCCCGTTGCCGAACGCAAGCGCGCGGCAGCCAGAGCCCAAGCGGGCGACGTCGCTTATGCGACGCGCCGTCCGCAGGCCAGGCACCCTAAAGTGCCGGACGGCCGTGAGGACAGATTTTGGCAGAAAGACCAGCTTCCAGAGATCCGCCCGATCGCCGCGGTTAAACAGCGAACATATGCATCGCAGCCAATGAGCGGGCCACAATGCGCACCGAACACCCTGCCCCATTCTTGCAAATGGCGCACCCTTCGCAGGCGATGAACCCGCAGCAAGGCATCAGGCGTCCGGTTCGGACGGTATCTTCTCTTCACAATGTAAATCTGACAGGCGCGCATCGACCATCCGGCCAACGGCGCAAACTCGTTCTTCTTTCGCTTTGTCGTTCCGATCAATGGTGGAGCCTATCGGGATCGAACCGATGACCCTCTGCTTGCAAAGCAGATGCTCTCCCAGCTGAGCTAAGGCCCCGATTGAAACGGCATCCGATCGATCGCGCCACTGGTCGCCACCATGGATCATGGTGGGCCTGGATAGACTCGAACTATCGACCTCACCCTTATCAGGGGTGCGCTCTAACCACCTGAGCTACAGGCCCGAACCGGGTGCGTCACCGCCCGGAACTTGCCAGCAGCCCAAGGGCCGCGCAGCCGGATCGATGACGATCGTCAACAAAGCGAAGAAAGAGAAACGAGGACGGCACGGCGTCCGATGCTTCATTCATGGAACGAAGCTTGTTCTGAAAGAGAACCGAAAGAAGGACCCGATCCAAAGACCGGACTTCATTAAGGTTCATCCTTAGAAAGGAGGTGATCCAGCCGCAGGTTCCCCTACGGCTACCTTGTTACGACTTCACCCCAGTCGCTGAGCCTACCGTGGTCGGCTGCCTCCTAAAAAGGTTGGCGCACCGCCTTCGGGCAGACCCAACTCCCATGGTGTGACGGGCGGTGTGTACAAGGCCCGGGAACGTATTCACCGCGGCATGCTGATCCGCGATTACTAGCGATTCCAACTTCATGCACCCGAGTTGCAGAGTGCAATCCGAACTGAGATGGTTTTTGGAGATTAGCTCGACCTCGCGGTCTCGCTGCCCACTGTCACCACCATTGTAGCACGTGTGTAGCCCAGCCCGTAAGGGCCATGAGGACTTGACGTCATCCCCACCTTCCTCTCGGCTTATCACCGGCAGTCCCCTTAGAGTGCCCAACTGAATGCTGGCAACTAAGGGCGAGGGTTGCGCTCGTTGCGGGACTTAACCCAACATCTCACGACACGAGCTGACGACAGCCATGCAGCACCTGTATCCGATCCAGCCGAACTGAAGGAAACCGTCTCCGGTAACCGCGATCGGTATGTCAAGGGCTGGTAAGGTTCTGCGCGTTGCTTCGAATTAAACCACATGCTCCACCGCTTGTGCGGGCCCCCGTCAATTCCTTTGAGTTTTAATCTTGCGACCGTACTCCCCAGGCGGAATGCTCAAAGCGTTAACTGCGCCACCGAAGGATAAATCCCCCGACGGCTGGCATTCATCGTTTACGGCGTGGACTACCAGGGTATCTAATCCTGTTTGCTCCCCACGCTTTCGCACCTCAGCGTCAGTATCGAGCCAGTGAGCCGCCTTCGCCACTGGTGTTCCTGCGAATATCTACGAATTTCACCTCTACACTCGCAATTCCACTCACCTCTCTCGACCTCAAGACCATCAGTATCAAAGGCAGTTCCGGGGTTGAGCCCCGGGATTTCACCCCTGACTAAATGGTCCGCCTACGTGCGCTTTACGCCCAGTAATTCCGAACAACGCTAGCCCCCTTCGTATTACCGCGGCTGCTGGCACGAAGTTAGCCGGGGCTTCTTTACCGGTTACCGTCATTATCTTCACCGGCGAAAGAGCTTTACAACCCTAGGGCCTTCATCACTCACGCGGCATGGCTGGATCAGGGTTTCCCCCATTGTCCAATATTCCCCACTGCTGCCTCCCGTAGGAGTTTGGGCCGTGTCTCAGTCCCAATGTGGCTGATCATCCTCTCAGACCAGCTATGGATCGTCGCCTTGGTAGGCCATTACCCCACCAACTAGCTAATCCAACGCGGGCTCGTCCCAAGGCGATAAATCTTTGTCCCGGAGGACACATACGGTATTAGCAGTCGTTTCCAACTGTTATCCCGTACCTTGGGGTAGATTCCCACGCGTTACTCACCCGTCTGCCACTATCCCCGAAGGGATCGTTCGACTTGCATGTGTTAAGCCTGCCGCCAGCGTTCGTTCTGAGCCAGGATCAAACTCTCATGTTGAAAGATTTGATCTGGCACTGACGCATAGCGAAGCCTCTCTCGTTTCCAAGAAAGACCTCATTTGCATTTCGGAATCGACGTGACCGTCACATAGCTGACCGACCATAAGACCGGCCATACCATAGTGTCTGTCTACGTCGAGAAACGAAAAACGTCAGTGCGTATCTTGTTATAAACCAATGCACCCAAATCCCGAAGGACAAGAGCACACCAGCAAGACACCCTGCCGTCCACGTTTCTCTTTCTTCTCATCTTCAATTGTCAAACAACACGAAGAACAAACTTCGTCAGGCCGAACCGTAGCTCTTCGCTTCAACTCGGCCCCGGATGGTCGCTTCAAAAGCGGCTTTCCGAGAAAAACGGAAACACAATCTAGTGTGTGATCCGAACCGATGCAAGGGCTGTTTGCGTCCGCCTCTCAGCGCCGCCGCCCTCGTCGTCGGTGGGCGGCTTATACGCAGCACTTATCCGAACCGTCAACACCAAAAAATCGAATTGGCCATTTTTTTTGAAGCTCCTTGGAAAACAGCGGTTTAGCTCCGGAGACCCCGCGTTATCGCCATGCGCCCGCGGCAAAGCGTCGCCCAGCGAAGCCGCAAAGCATGAACTCATTTCAAAAGCTGGGAATAAATGGCGGCGCGAAACGATCTTGAGACCGCCAAACCGGCATCTACGTTTTTTGAACCGCTGGTACCGGAGAGTAAATGGTGCGGTCGAGAAGACTCGAACTTCCACGGGTTGCCCCACAGCGACCTCAACGCTGCGCGTCTACCAATTCCGCCACGACCGCACTGTTCCGAGCACTCTTGCGGCCCGGCAGGCGGCGATGTAGCAAACTCACCTCAACCAGACAAGCCTGTTCTATGCGCTTTTTGAAGCGGCGGGCATAACAATGCAAAAAGCCATGATCGCCGGGGAGTTGCCTTTTGAAACGCGACGAGATCGCAGTTGACTTTAAGCCTCATGAAACCGCCGAAGCGGTCGCATGGCGGGTTCAACCGGGCCTTACGGATTACGAGTTCGCGGTCGAACGCATGGAACGGCTGGCCAGCGAGATCGCCAATGGAACAGGCCAGGAAGAGGCTTGGCTTGTCGAACATCCACCCCTCTTCACTGCCGGGACGAGCGCACAAACCGATGATCTCCTGTGGAGCGATCGTTTTCCTGTCTATAAAGCCGCACGCGGAGGCCAGTACACCTATCACGGGCCAGGACAGCGGGTCGCCTATCTGATGCTGGACCTGAAGCGTCGCACGCCGGACGTGCGGGCCTTTGTGGCCGCTCTCGAACAATGGATCATCAATGCACTGGCCGAGTTCGGACTGAGAGGGGAGCGGCGCGACGACCGCGTGGGCGTCTGGATCGTACGTCCAGACAAGCCTCCCCTCCCCGATGGCAGCCCTGCCGAAGACAAGATCGCCGCGATCGGGATCCGCCTTCGCCGGTGGGTGTCCTTCCATGGCATCGCAATCAATGTCGAACCGGACCTTTCACATTATGCCGGCATCAATCCGTGCGGAATCACCCACCATGGCGTCACAAGCCTGGTCGATCTCGGCCTGCCGGTAACGATCGACGATCTGGATATCGCATTGAAGAAAACCTTTGTTTCTCTGTTCGGAGAAGTCGAATCGGTACCGGCCTGCCCCGTTTCGGAGTTGCCCCAATGACTCGCCATCGCACGATCTGGGTGGACGCCGATGCCTGCCCCGTCCGGCCGGAACTCGAACGCGTCGCCGAGCGACATGATCTCGCTGTCATCTATGTCGCGGCATCGGGCCTACGCCCCTCGCGCTATCATAAAGCGGAGATCCGTTTGGCGGGCCTGGGTTTCGACGCGGCCGACGACCATATTGTAGAGGAGATCGCAAGCGGCGACCTTTGCATTACCGCCGATATGCCGCTCGCGGCCCGGTGCATCGAGAAAGGGGCTCTCGTCGTGACACCCAAGGGTCGCCGGCTGGAAAGCCGCAATATGGGTGGCGCGCTTGCCGCCAGAAACCTCGGACAGCATCTGCGAGAGGCGAACCAGGCCCAAACATATAATGCGCCTTTCAGTGCAAAGGATCGCTCGCAGTTCCTCCAGAATATGGAGCAGGCCGTCAGACGCATGACGGCCTGATTACGCCTCGCTTGAAACCCGCCCTCGCCCGAAACACTAGAAAACGGCGCTTTCCAGTGTATAACGGACAGAACATTTGCAGAACGACCTCGCGAAACGCGAATCAGAATGCGACACTCGGGTGATTCGGGAATGACGTCAGAACGGAAAAAATCGATGGATAGCGCGGAGGATCTCTTCAGCGGCGGGAAGCCTAATCGGCCACAGGAAGATGAGCCGGTGAGATCTGCTCGCCCGTCCGAAGCGGTATCCCAGCCAGTCGCGTCAAAAAAGGCGCCCCGCCCAGTCGAGAGCGATGTTGAGGGATATTCCGCCGCGGATATCGATGTTCTGGAGGGGCTGGAGCCGGTACGTCGTCGCCCGGGCATGTATATCGGCGGCACCGATGCGAAGGCGCTTCACCACCTCTTTGCGGAAGTCATCGACAATTCAATGGATGAGGCGGTGGCCGGCCACGCCAGCTGGATCGAAGTCGAGCTCGATTCGTCCGGCCATCTGAGTGTGACCGACAACGGGCGCGGCATCCCGATCGACCCGCATCCCAAATTTCCCGACAAGAGTGCCCTCGAAGTCATCATGACGACGCTGCACGCCGGCGGAAAGTTTGACAGCAAGGTCTATGAAACCTCCGGCGGACTTCATGGCGTCGGTATCAGCGTCGTCAATGCCTTGTCCGACGATTTGACCGTGGAAATCGCGAGAGGACGCCGCCTTTACCGCCAGACCTATTCGAAAGGTCTCCCGCAGGGGGACATAGAAGACCTCGGACCGGTGCAGAATCGGCGAGGTACAAAGCAGCGGTTTCATCCTGATCCGGAAATCTTCGGACGCAATGCGCAGTTCGACCCCGATCGCCTCTACCGCATGGCTCGTTCCAAGGCCTACCTCTTCGGCGGTGTCGAGATTCGTTGGCGCTGCGCGCCTGAACTTCTGAATGAGAAATCCCTAGCAACGTCTTCTGATACCTTCCATTTTCCAAACGGACTGAGAGACTACCTCGCAGCATCGATCGGCAAGGAGCGCCAAGTCACGAACGAGATTTTCGCCGGTCTCAGCGAAAAGAAGAGTGGCCATGGCCGTGTCGAATGGGCGGTGACATGGCACGGCGGCGACGGCTTTCTGGACTCTTACTGCAACACTGTTCCGACGCCTGAGGGCGGGACACACGAAGCAGGAATGCGGGCAGCGCTCGCCAAGGGCCTGCGCGCCTACGCGGAATTGAAGGGCAACAAGCGCGCTGCCATCGTGACCAATGATGATGTCATGCTCAGCGCGGCAGGCATGTTGTCGGTCTTCATCCGCGAGCCCGAATTTGTCGGACAGACAAAGGACAGATTGTCGACGATCGAGGCCTCACGAATCGTCGAAAACGCAATGCGTGACGCATTCGATCATTGGTTGACCGCATCACCGGCCCAAGCCGACAAGCTTCTGGAGTGGGTGATCGACCGCGCGGAAGAGCGCCTTCGCCGGAAAAAGGAACGCGAAGTCAACCGCAAGAGCGCCGTGCGCAAGCTCAGGCTGCCCGGCAAGCTGGCGGACTGTTCGCAAAACGCGGCTGCTGGGGCCGAGCTTTTCATCGTGGAGGGCGACAGCGCTGGGGGCTCTGCCAAACAGGCTCGCAACCGCACCAGCCAGGCGATCCTGCCCCTGCGCGGCAAAATCCTGAATGTCGCTTCCGCCGGACGAGACAAGACCGCGGCCAGCCAGCTGATCCAGGACCTTGTTCTGGCACTCGGCTGCGGCACGGGAAGCAAGTACCGCGACGATGATTTGCGCTACGAGCGCATCATCATCATGACCGATGCCGATGTGGATGGCGCACACATCGCATCTCTTCTCATCACCTTCTTTTATCAGGAAATGCCGGATCTCATCCGAAACGGGCATCTCTATCTGGCCGTGCCGCCGCTTTACCGCATGAGCCAGGGCGGCAAGACTTACTATGCACGCGATGATGCGCACCGTGCGGAATTGATGGAAACGGTTTTCAAAGGTCGGGGAAAGGTGGAAATCGGGCGCTTCAAAGGTCTCGGCGAGATGATGCCGAACCAGTTGAAGGAAACGACCATGGATTCCCGGACGAGAATGCTCTTGAAAGTCGCAATCGAGTCGGAGCCCGAGGCGACCAAGAGCGCGGTCGACGCGCTTATGGGAACCAAGCCGGAAGCCCGCTTCCGCTTCATTCAGGAGAATGCCGCCTTCGCTTCGGAAGAGATGCTGGACGTCTAGATCCAGAGAGCGGGAAGTCAGGCGACGAGGCTCACTTCTCGCCACTCTCCTTGCAGGGAGGCGTTTCAAGTGCATCCAGTTCGACAAGTTTCTGGCCAACGGTGAATTCGCCGTAGTCCATTTCGTAATCGCGAGAGACGCCATTGACGTAAAGGTCGAAGGACAGTCGGAAGATCGGTTCGTCCTCGCCGCTGGCTGGCCGTGAAATGTTGTAATAGGACATGGAGATGGGCCAGAAGGCGCCATCGGCCAACGGTCCGAGATCGGCGGAATCGCCATCGCTTTTCGCTGCCTGATCCACCTTGTCGCCGATTACGATATTCGTCAGAAGGACCTGATCTCCATTTTCCGTGCCGTCGAAGACAGTGGATTTGTAGATTCGCTCACCGGCCTGCGCGCGCCGTAGTAGATCCTGCATGTGACTGACCGGAAAGAAGGCTTCGGGCAGGTCCACCGCTTGGCTGCTGGGTTGGGACAATGAGACCGATACCCCATCGGCCTGACGCGTCGCCTCGCCCTTCACTTCCTTGTCCAGTTCGTTGTCGTTGAAGGTCTGCGTCGTGAAGGAAAACCGCTCCTCGGACGGATTCTCGAACGTCGTCGCCCGCTGATCGATGACCTGCTCCCCCACCTCGCTGCCAAAGGCTGCGACTGAACGGAACCGGACCGCATAGCCCTCGCACTCGCTCCCGCGAAATTCATAGACCATACGTCCGCGAACACCCGTAAGACCGGATTTTTCGCTCGCCTCGATCAGTTCCATGTCATAGACGGCGCGATGCGACGCAAGTTCGGCAGCGCCAGCCATCGTCGGTACAATGATCGCCGCGACGGAGATAGCGAAACCAAGACGTAGAATCATGATCGAGAAATCCTTTTCCAATTTATAGTCCGCCCTATGCTGGCTTTGAAACAGAATCGAGAGCCCCATGACCAACGCCATCGAAAAACGCCTTGCCGACGCGGGCATTGAGTTGCCCGCACCCGGAGCGCCCGTCGCCAATTACGTCGCGACCGTCAAGACCGGCAACCTTCTCCACATCTCCGGCCAACTCCCTCTGGAAGCTGGAAAGGTGGCGGAGACCGGCCTGCTGAAGACAGACACGGATGTTGATCGGGGACAGCATGCGGCGAAGCTCTGTGCCATCAATATCCTGGCTCAGGCAAAATCCGCACTGAGCGGTTTCGATTCGCTCGAACGCCTGGTCAAGATCGGGGTGTTCGTCGCGTCCGCGCCGGAGTTCACGAGTCAGCATCTGGTGGCCAATGGCGCATCCGATTTACTGGTCGAAATCCTCGGAGAGGATATCGGCAAGCATGCGCGCGCAGCCGTCGGCACGGCGGTTTTGCCGCTCAACGCTTCGGTGGAGATCGAGGCGATCTTTTCTCTGAAAAGCGATCAATGATTCCGTGGCTGTTGCCGGCGCCTTTCTGACCGAACGTCCGATCGCGCATCGCGGCCTTCACGATGTTGGCTCAGGGATACCCGAGAATACCCTTGGCGCTGCTTCCGCTGCGATGGAAGCAGGCTACGG contains these protein-coding regions:
- the lipB gene encoding lipoyl(octanoyl) transferase LipB, coding for MKRDEIAVDFKPHETAEAVAWRVQPGLTDYEFAVERMERLASEIANGTGQEEAWLVEHPPLFTAGTSAQTDDLLWSDRFPVYKAARGGQYTYHGPGQRVAYLMLDLKRRTPDVRAFVAALEQWIINALAEFGLRGERRDDRVGVWIVRPDKPPLPDGSPAEDKIAAIGIRLRRWVSFHGIAINVEPDLSHYAGINPCGITHHGVTSLVDLGLPVTIDDLDIALKKTFVSLFGEVESVPACPVSELPQ
- a CDS encoding YaiI/YqxD family protein, with the translated sequence MTRHRTIWVDADACPVRPELERVAERHDLAVIYVAASGLRPSRYHKAEIRLAGLGFDAADDHIVEEIASGDLCITADMPLAARCIEKGALVVTPKGRRLESRNMGGALAARNLGQHLREANQAQTYNAPFSAKDRSQFLQNMEQAVRRMTA
- a CDS encoding cell envelope integrity EipB family protein, with the protein product MILRLGFAISVAAIIVPTMAGAAELASHRAVYDMELIEASEKSGLTGVRGRMVYEFRGSECEGYAVRFRSVAAFGSEVGEQVIDQRATTFENPSEERFSFTTQTFNDNELDKEVKGEATRQADGVSVSLSQPSSQAVDLPEAFFPVSHMQDLLRRAQAGERIYKSTVFDGTENGDQVLLTNIVIGDKVDQAAKSDGDSADLGPLADGAFWPISMSYYNISRPASGEDEPIFRLSFDLYVNGVSRDYEMDYGEFTVGQKLVELDALETPPCKESGEK
- a CDS encoding RidA family protein, giving the protein MTNAIEKRLADAGIELPAPGAPVANYVATVKTGNLLHISGQLPLEAGKVAETGLLKTDTDVDRGQHAAKLCAINILAQAKSALSGFDSLERLVKIGVFVASAPEFTSQHLVANGASDLLVEILGEDIGKHARAAVGTAVLPLNASVEIEAIFSLKSDQ
- the parE gene encoding DNA topoisomerase IV subunit B, producing MDSAEDLFSGGKPNRPQEDEPVRSARPSEAVSQPVASKKAPRPVESDVEGYSAADIDVLEGLEPVRRRPGMYIGGTDAKALHHLFAEVIDNSMDEAVAGHASWIEVELDSSGHLSVTDNGRGIPIDPHPKFPDKSALEVIMTTLHAGGKFDSKVYETSGGLHGVGISVVNALSDDLTVEIARGRRLYRQTYSKGLPQGDIEDLGPVQNRRGTKQRFHPDPEIFGRNAQFDPDRLYRMARSKAYLFGGVEIRWRCAPELLNEKSLATSSDTFHFPNGLRDYLAASIGKERQVTNEIFAGLSEKKSGHGRVEWAVTWHGGDGFLDSYCNTVPTPEGGTHEAGMRAALAKGLRAYAELKGNKRAAIVTNDDVMLSAAGMLSVFIREPEFVGQTKDRLSTIEASRIVENAMRDAFDHWLTASPAQADKLLEWVIDRAEERLRRKKEREVNRKSAVRKLRLPGKLADCSQNAAAGAELFIVEGDSAGGSAKQARNRTSQAILPLRGKILNVASAGRDKTAASQLIQDLVLALGCGTGSKYRDDDLRYERIIIMTDADVDGAHIASLLITFFYQEMPDLIRNGHLYLAVPPLYRMSQGGKTYYARDDAHRAELMETVFKGRGKVEIGRFKGLGEMMPNQLKETTMDSRTRMLLKVAIESEPEATKSAVDALMGTKPEARFRFIQENAAFASEEMLDV